From Mycobacterium lacus, one genomic window encodes:
- a CDS encoding DUF3263 domain-containing protein — MDGAMARANRSGDDSEITDGLTRREHDILAFERQWWKFAGVKEEAIKELFSMSATRYYQVLNALVDRPEALAADPMLVKRLRRLRASRQKARAARRLGFEVT; from the coding sequence ATGGACGGCGCCATGGCGCGGGCAAATCGATCGGGGGACGACTCTGAAATCACGGACGGGCTGACCCGCCGCGAGCACGACATCCTGGCCTTCGAACGTCAGTGGTGGAAGTTCGCCGGCGTCAAGGAAGAAGCCATCAAAGAGTTGTTCTCGATGTCGGCGACACGCTATTACCAGGTACTCAACGCGCTGGTCGATCGGCCCGAGGCGCTGGCCGCCGACCCGATGCTGGTGAAACGGCTCAGGCGGCTGCGTGCCAGCCGCCAGAAGGCGCGGGCGGCGCGTCGACTGGGCTTCGAGGTGACCTGA